The genomic stretch AGAAGGCACCCAACCTTCATTTGACACAGAGCAACCTGCTGCGGGGCACCTGTGGTAAGGGTGGTCCTGCTGCATTCTAGAAAGCCCCTCCCTGTCACATCTCTGGCTCTGCCTCCTGAAGGTCTTACCCACCTGGAGTCGACCAGGCCCCCAGTGCCACCGTCCCTGGACTACCCCACCCCTGGTGGCCTTGGCCTTCCCCCGCCCCTGCACATCCACCTACTTGCTCCACCCCTTTTCTTATCTGCCCTCACCTCCCACAGACCCCTCCTCCTGTTGGACTCTTGCTCTGTACCTGGTCCTGTCCCTAGTTCATCTGGCCTGGTCCTGCCCCACCCAGGCCAACGTCAGTGCTTGGCCTCTGAACCCTTCCTGACACCTCCACTGACCCTCAACTTGGCCGCCCCACTTCCACATCTCCAGAATTCGATTTTTTAACCATGAACCAGAAGATGCTGAAGCCACACGGAAAAGCTAAAGCCCTGGTGACTGAAGAGTTGCTACAGCGGGTGAGAGGGGAGAAGGGATCAAAATCAGTGGGACTCAGAGTTAGTGTCAAATCCAGTGGGATCACTGCTGGTCAGGATCACCCCTTGCTCACCCACCCCAGGGTCGGGTCCGGGTCAGCCAGTCAAACCTCAAGCTGAGGGGACTAACTTAGAGTCACCTGGTATCACCCCAGCCCTGGGGTCATTCCAGGGTTAACCCTGGTTTCTCTCTGGTACCTGGGTTGGTCAAGACTGGGGCCCCTTTTGCCCACCTCCCCAGAACCCACCAGCCAAACCTGGCTGAGCCCCGCCCCCACTCTTTGATGACCCCAGGATGGTCCAGGGATCATGGGGTGGCCAGGATAGGTCAGTTGAACAGGCTGCCTTACCTGGCCACCCACCCTGACTTCACAGTGCAAATACAGCCATGTGGAGCCCCCGTTTGGCAGAGAGCGCTTCCTCTCCACCCACCACAAGGCCGACTTTCCTTTCAAGTACCAGGGCCCAGCAGTACTGAAAATGAGCGATTTCCAGGAGAGCCACGTGCCCCTGGGCACACCTCGTGAGCAGGGCTGCAGGGGCAGGAAGGTGGACCCTCAGGCTCGCCAGCTGCCTATGTACCCATGCCCCAGCCAGCAGTAAATGTCACCCCGGTGGCATCCTGTCCCCTTCCATCAGTCATCTGTTAAGGAGGAGGCTTGGATGGGTGGGGGCCAGAGGAAGGGACCACACAGGAGAGAATGTCTCATTCCCTTCCATTGAGAAAACCCTGGATGCCTGAGCAGACTCTTCTGCAAACCCTGGGGTTCCTCTGAAGGACGTGAGATTTGAGTTCCAGTGTTAGACAGAGGTGTTGCGGAAGGGGTTGAAGATGCAGGTTCCTGGGTCTGGATGGCCACCATCCTCATCCTGACTCCTTCAGGTCAAGTCCCTTGACCCCTATGAgcctcatctgtaaactggagCAAAAGAGCAAGGCTCTCATTAGATCCTTACAACTGACCAGAAGCGGAGCAGTGCACTGGTTGCCTGGGTGACCAGCCCCCGGATCAGAGCAGCATCCAGGGGAAACTGAAAAAAGCCACAAGGACACGATGAGGTTCAAGGAGGCAGGTGTGCAGCCAATCAAAAGTCAAAAGGGTAAAGGTGGAGTCAGGCCTTGAAACCTAGGAGTGACCAATACCTTGGACAGCACCCGACCTTTAAGGTCTGGGGTCTGGTGAAGACGTTAGGTCTACCTGGATAACGTGGGCCCTGGTGGCCATGCCGCAGGCTGTTACAATCCTCTTTCAAAGAACAAACCTGGGGCCAGACCTCCAAAGACCAAGGCGTCCAGTCCAACAGCCGCGAGGAGCCAACCCCAAGCCTGGCCGGGTGTCCCCTTTCCCTCAGCATCAGCTCTTCAAGGCCAGGATGTCATTTCCACAGCAAGGCCAGGAGTCCAGCTTTGGACCCTACAGGAACAGGATGGCCTTTTAGCTGCACTCATGGTCCCCACCCTGACCACGAGAGTGCTGCAGGCCACAGAACCCCTCCTGTGCTTGCCTGCTCTGAAGACATTTTGCAGGACACCATCAGAGCTGTGTCATGTGGTCATGAACCAGGGTTCTCACTGATACCTTGGTCAGATGATTCTTTGTTGGAGGCTGTCCCTGTGCATGTTCTCTATCCATTAGTTGTCaatacccccccccccccaccggaGGTACTGCCAGATGTCCCCCATGAAGAGGTGCGGGGGAAATTGCCCTGGCTGGGAACCACTGCAATCGAACATCCTGTTCTGTGAAGCTAGTCTGCCTAGTGACCAGATAACTAGAACAGAAAGACTTTTCCCTTCTGCTTCACCTGCTAGGAAGCTCAGATCTGTGTAGCTTCAGTTACAGGGTTGCTTGTGCTCCCGGCTGGTTCCAGGAATGGCTTCAAGCAGCTCCATGCCAGATGAAACACAATGGGTGGGTGTTACCGGGGGCCAAATTTCAGCACAACTTGAAGCATTTCCTAACAATGGAACTGACCAGACCTGGGGTGGCTTGCCAAGGGGGGACAGAGACATTACTGGAAATGTTTAATCAGTAGGGGAAAAGACTACAGGATGATTCtggatgtatttttaaatttatgtccATCCCTCTTCTATTATATTTAGCAACCCCCCCACCCAGACTGGGATGAATATAATAAGAATGAAAGTGGGAAaaccaattaatttttaaagggaaacaaCTTTGTCAACTGTTTGGCAACAGAATTCAGACCTGTTATTTTCCTGTCTTGGACAGGTTTCAAGCTCTATAATTCCTCATTtgctcacctgtaaaatggggaggcAATAATTCCTCCTTGGCAGACAGTGTTACAAGGATTGAATAAAATGTCGGTATGCTTGGTTGGTACAGGGGCTGACCGGCAGCTCAATGAAAGGCGCCGAAAAATTGTCTCGAGTCAATTTTGTTGTACTGAAACTGGGCTCTAGTAAGTCCAAGCAGAAAGGGATTTTATTGACTTAGAAACCAGAAAGTCTGGAATCAGGGGTTGGGTGGcaacgtggctcagtggtagaccaccgTGATGCCCGGGGTTGCGTTCCCAGCTGGGGTGGGGGCGGAGaatgagggaggaaagagagaaagaaaccacaACAATGTCTGATTGGGTCTGACATCGGGCGTTCTGGCTCCTCATCAGGACATCTCCTTCACCATCTCTCAATCCCATTTCCCTTGAAACGTTGGAAAGGAGGATGCGGACGACCCCCAAAGAAAGAAGGGCCCCCTCCTCCCAGTAGAATTGAAGGAACACACTGATTGGTCCATTTGGGTCACGTGAGCCAATCACTATGCTCAGAGGAAGGGCATACTGTGATTGGTGGCCCAGCTGAGTAGCCCACCCTGAATTCTTTGGTTCCCCAAGCTTTACCAGGATCTTGGAGCCTGGGCCTCACCTTGCTGACCCGCATCTCCTAACAACAGAACTGTGTCTGCCCAGAGCATCTATCTTGCCCCAGGGCATAACTGCAAACAGGCTTTTCCTAGTGAGAGTAATTGTTACCTTTTGTAGAAAGAATGTTGATGGTGTTTGGGAGAGACCTAAGTGCAACCAGTGTCGTCCTGGTTTTACTTCCCTCAGCATCACTTGTCTCCTCTTTCAACTTGGGGCAGAGAACTCAGGTTTAATGATAAAATGGAGTAAATATCCGCTTTTGCTTcataaaaagcacatgaaaaaaatcttgCCTTTCAAGACCTTGCTACATGAAAGCTCCCACATATCCCAACGTCCTGATATTTTTGTTAAAAGTCCCTCAATCCACAGCCTCAGGAGACATGTGATCAGAGTTTCAAGATAAAATAGGCTACAATTTAGCTGTTTTTCTTCCACATAACAGAGATTTCTAGTTTTCCGAGGAATGATCTACAGGGCTGCCTTATACATGCGGAGGGGCTGTGTACTGCACAAATCTAGGGAGTCCTAGTCACACTTTAATCCATGCAGGTTGTGGCCCTGGCTCTCTAGCCCACCTTTGTTTAGCCAATTCcacattttaagttatttttctcaatacCCTTTGCTCTCCAGGTACTAATTTCTACATTAGTCAAGAATGGATGCAAGGGAAAGAAATCCGTTTTAAAACTAGTTCAAACccctagaaatttgttgatactAGAAAGAAGGAAGGCTTCAGGCTTCAGGCATGAATCTAGGCAGAGCTCCCTCACCATCTCACTTCTGCATCCGGGTGTACATTGGCCTCACATTGCAGGCTATTCTGAACAGCTGAGGTGGCTGCCGGCATGTGAGTCCCTACAGCTCATCATCCCTGACAAAGGGCAAAAGTCACCACCTTCACATCCTTATCCCAGACTAGTTCTTGTGACCAGGCTCTCTGTTAgtaaatgtagattcacatccAACTGGGGAGCTGTTAGACACAGATCCAACCACAAAAGCAAGGTGCTCCGATGTATTGAGAAACAACAGATGAGAGCCACCGTCCAAGTGAAGGTATCTCAGATCACTCTGATCCACTGTGGGCTTGCAGAAAGGTCTCAGATCATAGCACAGCACAGACTTAGGAGGTTCAGGAAGGGACATGACACCTGGAGATCTAGTTGCTTAGGGGTATTAGTATTTGCGGGTAGGTGGTGTTCAACACACCAAAGACTCTCAGGAACACACCTAGAGTCAAAAAAGTAAGATTTAGCTTGTTTTAGTCAGGAGTCAACCACCACGAGAGACCTTAGGGTTCCCCTTAGAAGAGGGAATTGGGGGGATTCTAAAAGGATTTGGGCTTATGCTGGGTGGTTTTAGGGAAAGTTGAAGCAATTCCAGAATGTGCTGTCAGAAGGCAGGAAACAGATTGGTGGCAGGGATTTCAGTGATTTTCATCTGAGAGGCAGGAGGTCTGAAAGCAGTCAGTGCTGTCATTGGCAAAAAGAGGCAGTCATTTGCGTTAGTGGGGAGAGGCGAGGTGGGCACTCATGTTTTGTGGTTGCAGCGTGTTCTCATCTCTATCTTGGTTTAGATATGGTCACAGAGTGGCCTCGTCtgattattgcttatattctgaGACTGTTGTTTATGTTTAATAAAGAACATCATGGCCCAGCTGCCAGGGGCTGTTTTTCACCCTCTCTCCAGCAGAGAACTGTGTTGCCAGGTAGTTTGTCCAGAGCCCTCCCCAGACCTGGCTGAGGTTTCCCAGAAATCAGCAGTCAAGACAGGCACGTGGAGTCCCCCAGGTCCGGCAGCAACTCGTCATCTGGGTAGGAGGCTGAACACACTAAGGGAGAGAGAATATCCCAGACTCTGCTCCTTGGGAGTGTAAAAGGGTGTTACCTAGAAAGAGTGGAGGgttccattattaaaaaaaaaaaagaacttttttttttttttccttagaaatacTGGATTAAAGTAAAGATAGACATGCTTTTTAAACTGTGGGGCTTCTCAGAGGCTTGACCATGCTCACGTGCAGGGCGAGTTGGCCACGACCATATCATATTTGCTGTTGTTTGAACAAAGGTAGAGACACTGACCGGAAGCCAAGatagagacagaggcagagagagacagacggatggagaggacagaggcagagaaagtGAGGGGACTAGGGGCAGAGCGATGAAAGAGAGGACAGGGACAAAGAGATGAGGACCCAGAAAGAGAGACAGGGACTGGGAGAGACAGGGCCGGAGAGAGGgccagagatggagagagagacaaGGCCCGGGACAGAGAGGGGCTGAGAGAGGCCCGGGGCCAGGCGGAGGGACGCAGTCAGGGCGGCGCGGGCCGGCGCGGCGCAGACAAAGGCGCGGCCGGGGCGGCCCGGCCGGGACAAAGGCTGGCCCGGGGGGCGGGGGCAGCGATGGCGACGGCCGTGGCGGGCGCGGGCGAACTACAAGTCCCAGCAGCTCCCGCTGCGGCCCTCGGCCGGCCCCTCTCGCTCCCCGGGAGCGCCTGGCGGGGCCGCTGGGCCGAGGGGGCCGCCGGCGGGGCTGGCGGGCGGGGGGCTTCCTGCGGGCCCGGGGGGCGCCGGCGGCCGGCGCGGGCGCGGCGGGCCGGGCAGGGGCGAGGGGCGCCGGGTGAGTGTCCCCGCGAGCGGGCCGAGCCGGGAGGGGAGCGCGCGGGGGGCGGGCGGGGGGCCCCGCGCGGGGCGCGGCCCGGGGCGACCTCTATTCGCCCCCCGGCCCGCGCGCCGCCCGCCCCGACTGGGACGAGGGGCTCGGGGCGCGGCGGGAGGGGGCCCCGCGGTCGCCGGCCTAGCGCGCCCATCCCGCCGCGGCGGGGGAGGGCCCGGAGCCCGAGGGGCGGGGGCGCCCGCTCCTCTGGGGTGCGGAGTCAGGGCGCTCGCGCCTGGAAAGCACGCGGGGGGCCCGGGCATTGACTTGCCCACCTCCAGCTTGGGTGCGGGGGTTCAGGAGGCCCTTTCCTCAGGAGGAGGGATCCAGAGGTTCCTTCTGCCCCTAGGACCCCAGGAAAGGCCCAGCTATTGTTTGCCTCCCCCTCTCGTCTTGGGGTCTAGAGTTCTGGAAGCTCCTCTACAAAAGGCGATTCAGGGGCCCATCCGTCCCCAGGAACTCTGTGCTTTCTCCTCCCACCGTCCAGCTAAGAGATGGGAATTGAGGCGGCCTTTCCTCTGGAAGCGATCTAAGGGTTCCTTTGCCTCCCAGGAACCCAGGAGGGGACCCATATAATTCCACCCAGCCTCCAACCATGGGTCTGGGTTAGGGGACCACCCAGAAGCTCCACACTCTTTTGTTTGCTTACCTCCTTGCAGCTGTGGGGTTGTAACTGAGTATATCCCCCTTCCCAAAAGGGGAACCAGTGATTCCCCCCACTGCCAGGGACTCAGCCTAGGGTAACTCAAGACGTCTCCCCAACTGGTAATCCTGAGCTTCCCCATCCCCGAGTGGCTCCAACTGTTCTTCCACCTCCCCTGCTCCCCCCTAGACTGGATCCAGCTCAGGATCTTCCCTCCGTGAGAGCAGGAACACAAGTGTAGAGACACCATCCCCACACCCAAGCTGTGGCTTCATTGCTGTGAATCTCTCCTCCCCAGGGGTTCCCCCAGTAACCCAGAGGGTATTATTTTCACCTACTCTCCAACTTGGGGTTAGAATTCACAATCTTCTAGTGAACAGGGAAAACAGACATATTGGCAACTGTCCCCCTGACTCTCCCTGCTCCTACTTCCCCATCAGGAGGGATCTCAAATATGgtttccctcccctcctcactAGCTTAGGGAACAGGCATTAAGGATCTTCTCTCTAGGACAGAAGTACCCCCTAAGCTGTGAGGTGTGGAATTCAGGTTGCCTCCTTCCCATCTTTccccccagtgacccaggaggggTATCAGATGTCATTTGCCACTTGCCCCCACCCAGCTTATTCCCCAACCGTAGGTTGTAGAGCTCAGCATACACCTTAGAGTTGAACCAGACTCTTCCTACAAGGAACCTCAAAGTCTGTCACTTTCAACCGGGGGCCAGGATTTCAGGCCATGTGCTCAGGACACAGGAACCTCGACACCAACCCTCTTCCCCAGGAGGGGGCTCCAGTTAAAGGGGTTGGAATCCAGGACTCTTTCACAGGATACAAGCTTCCCACCAGAAGAACACAGGATGGACAGAGGGGCAGAGCCATGGGATTGGGCACCAGAGACCTAGCATGGGATCCCATGACTTTCATGCTGGTTCAGAGCTGAGAGGGGAGGGTCCCACCATGTCCCACTAGGGTCCTTCTACTTCACCTCTTGTCTGGGCAAGTGAGAAGTCTTTCTTCAGAGACAAGAGAAAGATCCATGAGTATGTTCAGGAGTGAGTTATGGGGGCATGGCTGaatcccctctcccaccccttcccagaCTCCAAAGAGATTCCCTGGTCCTCAGAACCTATCTCCATCCACTCTCTGTCCTCACTCTGCAGATCCTGTCCCTAAAGCAGTCAGCAGTTCCACACCTGGGATGCGTCGCTCAGTCCTAGTCAGGAACCCAGGCCACAAGGGCCCGAGGCCTGTTTATGAGGAGCTTGACTCTGACACAGAGGATCTGGACCCAGTTTCTGAAGACCCAGAGCCTGACCCGGAAGACCTCAACACTGTCTCAGAAGATGTGGACCCCAACTATGAAGATCTGGAACCTGTCTCAGAGGATCTGGGTCCCGGTGCGCAAGCTCCAGGCTCCATCCTGGGGAACCAAGATTCGGATCCCCAAGATTTGGACCCCATGTCTTCGAATTCCGACCTCGATCCCGATGTTATTGGCCCTGTACCCCTGGTTCTCGACCCTGACAGCGACCCCCTAAGCCCCGCAGCACCAGACGTGGACCCCCTTTCCTCCAGCCTCACCGCCACCCCCCAAGTCCTGGCCACCAGCCCTGAGGTGCTCCCTGCCCCAGCCAGCCCGCCCCGGCCCTTCTCCTGCCCGGATTGCGGGCGAGCCTTCCGCCGAAGCTCCGGGCTGAGCCAGCACCGTCGCACCCACAGCGGCGAGAAGCCGTACCGCTGTCCCGACTGCGGCAAGTCCTTCAGCCACGGCGCCACGCTGGCTCAGCATCGCGGCATCCACACCGGAGCGCGGCCCTACCAGTGCGCTGCCTGCGGCAAAGCTTTCGGCTGGCGCTCCACGCTGCTGAAGCACCGCAGCAGCCACAGTGGTGAGAAGCCGCACCACTGCCCCGTGTGCGGCAAAGCCTTTGGCCACGGCTCGCTGCTCGCGCAGCACCTGCGCACGCATGGCGGCCCGCGGCCGCACAAGTGCCCAGTATGCGCCAAAGGCTTTGGGCAGGGGTCGGCGCTGCTGAAGCACCTGCGCACGCACACCGGCGAGCGCCCCTACCCGTGCCCGCAGTGCGGCAAGGCCTTCGGGCAAAGCTCAGCGCTGCTGCAGCACCAGCGCACACACACCGCAGAGCGCCCCTACCGCTGTCCC from Sciurus carolinensis chromosome 17, mSciCar1.2, whole genome shotgun sequence encodes the following:
- the Znf358 gene encoding zinc finger protein 358 isoform X2 gives rise to the protein MNPVPKAVSSSTPGMRRSVLVRNPGHKGPRPVYEELDSDTEDLDPVSEDPEPDPEDLNTVSEDVDPNYEDLEPVSEDLGPGAQAPGSILGNQDSDPQDLDPMSSNSDLDPDVIGPVPLVLDPDSDPLSPAAPDVDPLSSSLTATPQVLATSPEVLPAPASPPRPFSCPDCGRAFRRSSGLSQHRRTHSGEKPYRCPDCGKSFSHGATLAQHRGIHTGARPYQCAACGKAFGWRSTLLKHRSSHSGEKPHHCPVCGKAFGHGSLLAQHLRTHGGPRPHKCPVCAKGFGQGSALLKHLRTHTGERPYPCPQCGKAFGQSSALLQHQRTHTAERPYRCPHCGKAFGQSSNLQHHLRIHTGERPYACPHCSKAFGQSSALLQHLHVHSGERPYRCQLCGKAFGQASSLTKHKRVHEGAAAAAAAAAAAAAAAAAAAAAAAAAAGLGLGPGLSPASMMRSGQVSFLGPDAVSVLGSGLSLSPGPSSGRSPDPGSALSSLPSPSPQPLSGSTSTPSPDPVECSDPKPSDDGDPDLVPSPEPNPESHPDPCSPIRDTVSPALPAGESPEWVKEQGALLGPDG
- the Znf358 gene encoding zinc finger protein 358 isoform X1, which translates into the protein MATAVAGAGELQVPAAPAAALGRPLSLPGSAWRGRWAEGAAGGAGGRGASCGPGGRRRPARARRAGQGRGAPDPVPKAVSSSTPGMRRSVLVRNPGHKGPRPVYEELDSDTEDLDPVSEDPEPDPEDLNTVSEDVDPNYEDLEPVSEDLGPGAQAPGSILGNQDSDPQDLDPMSSNSDLDPDVIGPVPLVLDPDSDPLSPAAPDVDPLSSSLTATPQVLATSPEVLPAPASPPRPFSCPDCGRAFRRSSGLSQHRRTHSGEKPYRCPDCGKSFSHGATLAQHRGIHTGARPYQCAACGKAFGWRSTLLKHRSSHSGEKPHHCPVCGKAFGHGSLLAQHLRTHGGPRPHKCPVCAKGFGQGSALLKHLRTHTGERPYPCPQCGKAFGQSSALLQHQRTHTAERPYRCPHCGKAFGQSSNLQHHLRIHTGERPYACPHCSKAFGQSSALLQHLHVHSGERPYRCQLCGKAFGQASSLTKHKRVHEGAAAAAAAAAAAAAAAAAAAAAAAAAAGLGLGPGLSPASMMRSGQVSFLGPDAVSVLGSGLSLSPGPSSGRSPDPGSALSSLPSPSPQPLSGSTSTPSPDPVECSDPKPSDDGDPDLVPSPEPNPESHPDPCSPIRDTVSPALPAGESPEWVKEQGALLGPDG